Proteins from a genomic interval of Odontesthes bonariensis isolate fOdoBon6 chromosome 7, fOdoBon6.hap1, whole genome shotgun sequence:
- the LOC142384823 gene encoding Iroquois homeobox protein 5a-like codes for MAYPQGFLFQPSVSLALHSCPSFSSGVILGPRTEEFGRSSSGSAFAPYSGSASSPGFGSHLPYGGEPRAAATLNSFVSPAFDPSSAISGSLDYHPFGPLGPYPYGDPSYRKNATRDATATLKAWLSEHRKNPYPTKGEKIMLAIITKMTLTQVSTWFANARRRLKKENKMTWTPRNRSEDEEEEDNIDLERTEEDEEPLKPSNEEPELRSESAPRRPSLSDSCGLIFRDDGDTDRAFADPDSVSGAPPPSGPLGTLRVTESSLSPSSKEHVDSCSAIQGPNPAPKPKLWSLAEIATSSDKTKGGSDSSQSGAAGRSPFPHGPALPRNLYYSSPFIPGYSSFGPLGTLHGAGSHLNGLQQKMLQRAEAAARDCRLRCQNQPELHELKRGMTNV; via the exons ATGGCTTATCCTCAGGGTTTCCTCTTCCAGCCGTCCGTgtctctggctctgcactcgTGTCCGTCCTTCAGCTCCGGGGTCATCCTGGGACCCAGGACGGAGGAGTTTGGCCGCTCCTCCTCGGGCTCCGCCTTCGCTCCGTACTCCGGATCAGCGAGCTCCCCGGGATTCGGCTCACACCTCCCGTACGGCGGAGAGCCGCGGGCCGCCGCCACCCTCAACTCCTTCGTG AGTCCGGCCTTCGACCCGTCCTCCGCCATCTCTGGGTCCCTGGACTACCACCCGTTCGGGCCCCTGGGGCCCTACCCGTACGGGGACCCCAGCTACAGGAAGAACGCCACGCGGGACGCCACGGCCACGCTGAAAGCCTGGCTCAGCGAGCACCGGAAGAACCCGTACCCCACCAAGGGCGAGAAGATCATGCTGGCCATCATCACCAAGATGACGCTGACGCAGGTGTCCACCTGGTTTGCCAACGCCCGCCGGAGGCTGAAGAAGGAGAACAAGATGACCTGGACCCCGCGGAACCGGAgcgaggacgaggaggaggaggacaacATCGACCTGGAGCGCACCGAGGAGGACGAGGAGCCGCTGAAGCCGAGCAACGAGGAGCCGGAGCTGAGGAGCGAGAGCG CCCCCCGTCGGCCTTCGCTCTCCGACTCCTGCGGGTTGATTTTCCGGGACGACGGCGACACCGACCGAGCCTTCGCCGATCCGGACTCTGTGTCAGGGGCCCCTCCTCCAAGCGGGCCCCTGGGGACCCTCCGGGTCACCGAGTCGTCATTGAGCCCATCGTCTAAGGAGCATGTGGACTCCTGCTCCGCCATCCAGGGGCCAAACCCGGCTCCCAAACCCAAACTTTGGTCCCTGGCTGAGATCGCCACGTCCTCTGACAAAACGAAAGGAGGCAGTGACTCATCACAGAGCGGCGCCGCGGGGCGAAGCCCGTTCCCCCACGGCCCCGCTCTGCCCCGGAACCTCTACTACAGCTCCCCCTTCATCCCCGGATACTCCAGCTTCGGCCCCCTGGGGACCCTGCACGGCGCCGGCTCGCATCTAAACGGATTACAGCAGAAGATGCTGCAGCGGGCCGAGGCCGCGGCCCGAGACTGCCGGCTGCGCTGCCAGAACCAGCCGGAGCTGCACGAACTCAAGAGAGGCATGACGAACGTGTAG